Within the Anaerotignum faecicola genome, the region AGTTATCTTTTGCCCGTTGCGGTTCATAAATAGCGGCAGATGACTTTTTTCCGGTGCAAGCATGTGCATTTCAGTAAGATATTTTTTCAAGTTCTGCGCCGTTGCCGGCAAAATGGGAACTACCCTGGTTTTTCTGCCTTTACCAAGGATCTTGACACTTGCAGGATAATCAAGACGGACATCTTCAATACGTAAGTCACAGATTTCCTGCACACGGGCTGCTGTATCATAAAGAAAACACAGGATAGTGGCATCTCTTCTGCCACTGAGAGTGGATGTATCCGGCTGGCGCAGGATCAGCGCAATGGCCTCTTTTGTCAACGGATTAATCGCTTTGCGCTCAGCTCTTTTCACTGGGATTGCCAGTATTTGCTGGAAATTCAGCAAAAGGCGCGGCTCTTTTATCTGCAGGTATTTAACAAATGAGCGGATGGCTGCAAGACGTTGGCTACGCGTCGCGGTTCCATTGTTTCGCTCTATCCTCAGCCATTGCAAAAAATGGTCAACGAGTTCCGGCGTCAGATCATCTATGGAAAGCTTTTCAATCCTCATCCCCTCTACATCCTGGCAATAGCCAAGGAATAGCCGAAATGCATCGCAGTATGATGAAATCGTGTTCGTACTGATATTTTTAAGTTCGGGCAGGTAATGGGAAAGAAACTCCGTCAAATGTGCGGCAAAATCAGCAGTTTTCATTCGGCGCCTCCCACGTTGGAATCGTATCGCCAAGATAATCGCACTGCTTTTGAATAAATTCAGGGTAACATTCCGCTGTTAAATGCAGATAGATTTGCGTCGCACTCATGTTGCAATGGCCGAGATACGCCGAAAGGTATGGAAGTGTAGTCACGATGTCGCTCTTGGATTTTTTCAGCTTTTGCATAGAACGAACGGCAAAGGTATGACGAAGGTCATGAACCCTCGGACCGTATCCACGTCCTTTATGCGCAATTCCACAATGCCATAGCGCATCCCGAAACCGGTTGTAGACTGTGGTTGTATGGTAGCAGCTTTTTCTGGGATTGGGGAAGAAATAGTTGTTACCAGAACTTTCCGCATGGATTTCTTCAAAATATTGTTCGTAGTCCGCCCACAGACTTTTAGACAGAGGAACATATCTTGGTTTGTCATGCTTTGTTTCCCAAATCTGCAAAACGCCGTTTATAAGATCTACATCTTTTACACGGAGCCGGGTTGCCTCTCCGGCACGTAATCCACAGCAGATCAGAGTCTTAAACAGCAAAGGAAAGACAAGGTGCGCAGTAGGGCATTGCCTGCTTGGAACCATCGTTTCAAAATATTTCATAATACGTGCCAACTCATCGCTCGTAAAAATGCAGGGAGAAAAGTCAGCATCATCTCGAGATGAAATGGTAAGTTCGGGGTAGTACGCGGCATAGCCATTCAATTGAAGATATTTGGCAAAGCGTTTTGTGAAATTAAGCCGCCATTTTTGATTTTTACGCTTTTCATTGGGCCGCTTTTCAATCCATTTCTCAACGACCAATTCCGGCAACACTGGAGTATTGATTCCTTGTTCTACGAGAAACCGGTCCAATGTTTGAAAGGTTTTGGCTTCTTTTTCATACTTACATCCGCAGGCCCGCTTTTCTGCAATAAAAGCACTTATTTGACTTGCCAGTCCGCTTCTGTACTCGTAAGTTCTGCTCATAAGAGATCACCATCCTCAAACGACAGGGCGCATTCACGCAGGTTTTCAATATCCAGACGGATGTAATGTCCCAGAGATTCTCGGTCCGAATGGCCAAGAAATGAAAAAATGATATCTGGAGACACATCGGCAGATAGCAGTTTTGTCGCAACGGTTGCCCGAAGAGAATGCAGGCCGTGATGCGCATGA harbors:
- a CDS encoding site-specific integrase, whose translation is MKTADFAAHLTEFLSHYLPELKNISTNTISSYCDAFRLFLGYCQDVEGMRIEKLSIDDLTPELVDHFLQWLRIERNNGTATRSQRLAAIRSFVKYLQIKEPRLLLNFQQILAIPVKRAERKAINPLTKEAIALILRQPDTSTLSGRRDATILCFLYDTAARVQEICDLRIEDVRLDYPASVKILGKGRKTRVVPILPATAQNLKKYLTEMHMLAPEKSHLPLFMNRNGQKITRAGVTYILNKYAKAASVIDPSIPEKIPPHLMRHTKAMHIYDADNDLVHVRDFLGHSDIKTTDIYARSSLTMKQKALERVSDSPVPSMPFWQKSRSTMEWLKSFGSQKA
- a CDS encoding tyrosine-type recombinase/integrase; this encodes MSRTYEYRSGLASQISAFIAEKRACGCKYEKEAKTFQTLDRFLVEQGINTPVLPELVVEKWIEKRPNEKRKNQKWRLNFTKRFAKYLQLNGYAAYYPELTISSRDDADFSPCIFTSDELARIMKYFETMVPSRQCPTAHLVFPLLFKTLICCGLRAGEATRLRVKDVDLINGVLQIWETKHDKPRYVPLSKSLWADYEQYFEEIHAESSGNNYFFPNPRKSCYHTTTVYNRFRDALWHCGIAHKGRGYGPRVHDLRHTFAVRSMQKLKKSKSDIVTTLPYLSAYLGHCNMSATQIYLHLTAECYPEFIQKQCDYLGDTIPTWEAPNENC